The Henckelia pumila isolate YLH828 chromosome 2, ASM3356847v2, whole genome shotgun sequence genome includes a window with the following:
- the LOC140882105 gene encoding calcium uniporter protein 2, mitochondrial-like, with amino-acid sequence MAFKKSLIQRLFNVSRITRPASANGRISSPQTAALNLHETPNKLAHDPGDNGVFRRYFYSHSAAASPPAIRLFPAGEKLLEKIRGIDVARERIRLDDLRPPVAEEMEEQPGEMTVEDARKILLLSQLEMVKSRLRQIEKSCVSYSEFLQICVEEASNEEQGIEFSKLLDKSGAVIVLGNTVFLRPQQVMKAIQGLIPLPSFHSAPNDPTMLKEFQEMEQQKSAIDKKAESLAKRELWCGLGFLVVQTAAFMRLTFWELTWDVMEPICFYVTSMYFMSGYAFFLRTSKEPSFEGFFQSRFDTKQKRLMKLRNFDLERYDELKKACRSDSFAPLERGVSRSWILDHPRRTL; translated from the exons ATGGCGTTCAAGAAATCATTAATCCAACGCCTTTTCAACGTTTCAAGAATCACCAGACCGGCCTCGGCGAATGGCCGGATTTCTTCGCCGCAGACGGCGGCGCTCAATCTTCACGAAACGCCGAACAAACTGGCCCATGATCCGGGAGATAACGGAGTTTTCAGGCGCTACTTTTACTCCCACTCGGCGGCTGCTTCTCCGCCGGCAATACGGCTCTTCCCCGCAGGGGAGAAGCTCCTGGAGAAGATTCGGGGGATTGATGTCGCGAGAGAAAGGATCAGGCTGGATGACCTACGGCCGCCGGTGGCGGAGGAGATGGAGGAGCAGCCGGGGGAGATGACGGTGGAGGATGCTAGGAAGATTCTTCTGCTGTCGCAGCTGGAGATGGTGAAGTCGAGGCTGCGGCAGATTGAGAAGAGCTGTGTTTCTTATTCGGAATTCTTGCAGATTTGTGTTGAGGAAGCATCGAATGAGGAACAGGGGATTGAGTTTTCTAAATTGTTGGATAAATCTGGGGCTGTTATTGTTCTTGGAAACACAGTGTTCCTCAGGCCTCAACAG GTGATGAAAGCCATCCAAGGCCTAATCCCTCTGCCCTCATTCCACAGTGCCCCCAATGATCCAACAATGCTCAAAGAATTTCAAGAAATGGAGCAGCAGAAATCAGCCATCGACAAGAAAGCAGAGTCCCTCGCCAAACGCGAGCTCTGGTGCGGGTTGGGCTTTCTGGTCGTCCAAACAGCAGCATTCATGAGGCTAACATTCTGGGAACTCACGTGGGATGTAATGGAACCTATATGCTTTTATGTTACGTCCATGTATTTCATGTCCGGTTACGCCTTCTTCCTAAGAACATCCAAGGAGCCCTCTTTCGAAGGGTTCTTCCAGAGCCGGTTTGACACGAAGCAGAAGCGTTTGATGAAGTTGCGGAATTTCGATTTGGAGAGGTATGATGAGCTGAAGAAAGCTTGTCGTTCcgattcgtttgcacccctgGAAAGAGGTGTGTCGCGTTCATGGATTCTTGATCATCCTCGGAGAACATTATAA
- the LOC140877166 gene encoding uncharacterized protein: protein MDIDYAIWKDESPAITEKRIPDDVDLYEKWERSNRLCVMFIKTKISAGMRGSVDQHNNVKELLKALDEKFQSSDKALANTLIMEFSSLRFTNVRGVREHIMKMRDIAARLKILEVDISETFLVHYILNTLPQQYGPFKISYNTHKDKWSINELMTMCVQEEGRLLMKSGENALLTIKEKNQNQANKKGKGYAKPNETSGK from the exons ATGGATATTGATTATGCTATTTGGAAAGACGAATCACCTGCTATTACTGAAAAAAGAATTCCCGATGATGTTGATCTTTATGAAAAGTGGGAGCGATCTAATCGACTCTGTGTAATGTTCATAAAGACCAAGATCTCTGCTGGTATGCGTGGTTCTGTCGATCAGCATAATAATGTCAAAGAATTATTGAAGGCTCTTGATGAAAAATTTCAGTCTTCAGATAAGGCACTTGCCAACACCCTAATTATGGAATTCTCTTCATTAAGGTTCACCAATGTGAGAGGTGTGCGAGAGCACATCATGAAAATGCGGGATATAGCGGCTCGACTGAAGATACTTGAGGTGGATATATCTGAAACTTTCTTGGTGCATTACATTTTGAATACCCTTCCACAACAATACGGTCCTTTCAAAATTTCTTATAACACGCATAAAGATAAATGGTCAATTAATGAACTTATGACCATGTGTGTTCAAGAAGAAGGGAGATTGTTAATGAAATCGGGTGAAAATGCACTACTGACGATAAAAGAAAAGAATCAGAATCAGGCCAATAAGAAAGGGAAAG GATATGCAAAACCTAATGAAACCTCTGGAAAATGA
- the LOC140883264 gene encoding fatty acid elongase 3-like — MMLLQSLRYYLSEHPSIVGFRWSHTQSWGSTWSFLFTSIAAYVAASAFIHLLLLLLFRHRRPLPMGPIPAAHSLCMALISATIFSGTFLSSAAEIRDTRWSWRRSRTTPFQWLLCFPLGTRPSGRVFFWSYIFYLSRFLHALRTLIAIIRGRRLSLFKLFNNSILICTSFLWLEFSQSFQVLAILLTTLVYSVVYGYRFWTEIGLRSACFPFVVNCQMVLLSCNVVCHFGVLLLHIIKGGCNGIGAWIFNSVLNGAILFLFLNFYVKMHCRGKKVRGGNGGDHRSAAVEKAEKLELIKGRDI; from the coding sequence ATGATGTTGTTGCAGAGCCTGAGGTATTACCTTTCGGAGCATCCGTCGATCGTCGGATTCCGGTGGAGCCACACCCAATCATGGGGCTCCACCTGGTCGTTCCTCTTCACCTCCATCGCCGCTTACGTCGCCGCCTCCGCCTTCATccacctcctcctcctcctccttttCCGCCACCGCCGCCCTCTCCCTATGGGCCCCATCCCCGCCGCGCACTCTCTCTGCATGGCCCTCATCTCCGCCACCATATTCTCCGGTACATTCCTCTCCTCCGCGGCGGAAATCCGCGACACGCGGTGGTCGTGGCGGCGTTCGCGCACCACCCCATTCCAGTGGCTCCTCTGCTTCCCACTGGGGACTCGGCCCTCCGGGCGCGTGTTCTTCTGGTCGTACATCTTCTACCTCTCCCGATTCCTCCACGCGCTGCGGACGTTGATCGCAATCATCCGGGGGCGGAGGCTTTCCTTGTTCAAACTTTTCAACAATTCGATTCTAATTTGCACGTCCTTCCTCTGGCTCGAATTCTCGCAATCGTTTCAAGTGCTCGCCATTCTCCTCACCACGCTGGTTTACTCCGTCGTGTACGGGTACAGATTCTGGACGGAGATTGGGCTGCGAAGCGCGTGTTTCCCGTTCGTGGTGAATTGCCAGATGGTGCTGCTCAGCTGCAATGTGGTCTGCCATTTTGGGGTTCTCCTTTTGCACATAATCAAAGGGGGATGCAATGGGATTGGGGCCTGGATCTTCAATTCTGTCCTAAATGGAGCCATTCTGTTTCTTTTCTTGAATTTCTACGTTAAAATGCATTGTCGGGGAAAGAAGGTCCGCGGCGGCAATGGCGGCGACCACCGAAGCGCCGCCGTGGAGAAGGCAGAAAAGCTGGAGCTAATCAAAGGCCGTGATATTTGA